From Polynucleobacter difficilis, a single genomic window includes:
- a CDS encoding isochorismatase family protein has translation MLASPDQSVLLIIDMQSKLMPAIEDHAHVLSQCIRLAKIAQQLGIPIIGTEENPTGLGENHPQLKALCQTTVTKFHFDGCSDGLISHIPTDRKQLVLVGCEAHVCLMQTALGLLEQGFAVSIAVDAIGSRQSLDKTIATMRLKESGATLKTVEMLAFEWLKTCKHPNFKNTLALIK, from the coding sequence ATGCTTGCCTCTCCCGATCAAAGTGTATTACTCATCATCGATATGCAGTCCAAGCTCATGCCGGCGATTGAGGACCATGCACACGTACTCAGCCAATGTATCCGGCTGGCCAAAATTGCCCAGCAACTGGGTATACCCATCATTGGCACCGAAGAAAACCCAACAGGCCTTGGGGAAAACCACCCTCAATTAAAGGCACTCTGCCAAACAACAGTGACGAAATTTCACTTTGATGGCTGCAGCGATGGACTCATCAGCCATATCCCCACAGATCGTAAGCAATTGGTATTGGTTGGCTGCGAGGCCCACGTTTGCCTCATGCAAACTGCACTTGGACTACTTGAACAGGGTTTTGCAGTCTCGATTGCGGTTGATGCCATCGGCTCACGCCAGTCCCTCGATAAAACCATAGCCACTATGCGCCTAAAAGAATCGGGCGCCACACTCAAGACCGTTGAAATGTTGGCATTTGAGTGGCTAAAGACCTGCAAGCACCCTAACTTTAAAAATACCTTGGCCCTAATTAAGTAA
- a CDS encoding universal stress protein produces MKILLPVDGSKSAINACKYVAKLSADLKSKCVVTLINVHDDVGLNHVKQFVAKSVVDDYLREISEKELKPAQKALDAAGIKYTIVIKRGNISDEILALANKEKMDMIVMGSKGRSGFIDMIMGSIAQKIVSGAKQPVVLIK; encoded by the coding sequence ATGAAAATCCTATTACCCGTAGACGGCTCAAAATCTGCCATCAATGCTTGCAAATATGTTGCTAAGTTATCAGCCGATCTGAAAAGCAAGTGCGTTGTTACCCTGATCAATGTGCATGACGATGTTGGTCTTAACCACGTCAAGCAATTTGTGGCCAAGAGCGTGGTCGATGATTACCTGCGTGAAATCAGTGAAAAAGAGCTCAAGCCGGCACAAAAAGCATTGGATGCAGCTGGCATCAAATACACGATTGTGATTAAGCGTGGCAATATTTCTGATGAAATTCTTGCTCTAGCGAATAAAGAGAAAATGGATATGATTGTGATGGGCTCCAAAGGCCGTAGCGGCTTTATCGACATGATCATGGGCTCGATTGCCCAAAAGATTGTTTCTGGTGCAAAACAGCCAGTGGTCTTAATCAAATAA
- a CDS encoding P-II family nitrogen regulator, whose translation MIEIKAVFRPGRLPALRNALMDTPGFPGMTVTRVEGCSAPGSTAKSSIKEELTDYSAKVRIEIVCSDDVADRLMDRIVEVCQTGQIGDGVVWKTDVDKVFFIAKNYGTT comes from the coding sequence ATGATCGAAATTAAAGCCGTCTTTCGCCCTGGTCGATTGCCTGCCTTGCGCAATGCCTTGATGGATACACCAGGCTTTCCTGGGATGACCGTAACCCGAGTGGAAGGCTGCAGTGCACCAGGAAGTACTGCTAAATCATCGATCAAAGAAGAGTTAACCGACTATTCGGCAAAAGTGCGGATTGAAATTGTCTGTAGCGATGACGTAGCTGATCGCCTGATGGATCGCATTGTCGAGGTTTGCCAAACCGGACAAATTGGTGATGGGGTTGTATGGAAAACCGATGTGGATAAGGTTTTCTTTATTGCCAAGAACTACGGTACAACGTAA